From the Iodobacter fluviatilis genome, one window contains:
- a CDS encoding type VI secretion system Vgr family protein, with protein MRPDQLLASFAAAFNQDQRLISLQLGDGAAWGEQLLPQRVTGSEGISQAYRYQINCLSPDGVLELKSLLGLPVVLSVADANGSEIERCGVISQAQLLGSDGGFAKYALTVEPPFALLRYRRTSRVFQDLSVPDLVKQVLAEHQAKNPVFASVQTLDFKLSGTHGPRSYCLQYRESDYDFLVRLMQEEGLAWRFAHLPGDNPQVQLVVFDDAFALPEAQDSQVRFHRADATEESDSLTEWNSQRQVGSGSVSLASFNYKAANTSHTADHSAVDQGDGGQQIQTSFEDYDAQTHYYASDAEGLSHYANLRQQALDAQKKSFTGSGTLRSLQAGQWFRLEDHPAHEWDSAEQREFAITELKFTAQNNLPVDLTQQLLQVSPSLLVGAVSTANPPYQADFTAQRRGQPITPRFAHEALSKPKSFGVQTATVVGPAGSEVHTDEQGRIKVQFHWQRAAEHPEFGANLDDKSSCWIRVSMPSAGAGFGHQFIPRIGQEVLVDFIEGDIDRPIVTAVVYNGSHPVPTFSGAGALPANKTLSGIKSKEFEGGQYGELLFDDTKGEVRTKLSSEHGKTQLNMGYLIHPRTDGKGEPRGEGFELRTDKQGAIRASGLLISTEAKGGASGKQLDRSPVQSQLESALDTAKNLGEYATKQLADTIETGDDDQTVKPDNSPGDKASHGHLYHHVHASKSFEAGSNTDKDGKTKSKEQAGLQKIILLHGTDGVAITTPQSQTLSAGSNLDHVAQRDSNQSTGRRWIHNVGQHISLFTGGIKDKITMKLIAAKGQLQMQAQSDDIEITADKNARFTAIKGKGLFNAKQEILLTAGGAYIRIKDGKIELHAPGKVSIKGGSHDWGGPASLNPPLPAFAGKAPAVGDIQLHHFYENREGIKSGKYTLLDLNGNKHEGALDAEGKALVSGLPMGAISVAFQADPRAPKNQERKFDIPKWPQAPLAANKIVEEAQALSQLEGLIPAAKAKAAQLATQSVAPMIAEQLAPAKALLGQAEQGLAQVQQVQAQAQQGLDQLKQVQAKAEQAQALLDQARNKIL; from the coding sequence ATGCGCCCCGACCAGCTCCTTGCTTCTTTTGCCGCTGCCTTTAATCAGGATCAACGGCTTATTAGCCTGCAACTTGGCGATGGGGCGGCGTGGGGTGAGCAGCTGTTGCCGCAACGCGTGACAGGCAGTGAAGGGATTAGCCAGGCTTATCGCTACCAGATCAATTGCTTATCCCCCGACGGTGTGCTTGAGCTTAAATCTTTACTGGGCCTGCCGGTGGTTTTATCGGTGGCTGATGCCAATGGCAGCGAGATTGAGCGCTGTGGCGTGATATCCCAAGCGCAGTTGCTGGGATCTGATGGGGGCTTTGCAAAGTACGCGCTGACGGTAGAGCCACCGTTTGCTTTACTCCGTTACCGCCGCACTTCCCGCGTGTTCCAGGATTTATCCGTGCCGGATCTCGTGAAGCAGGTTTTGGCCGAGCATCAGGCTAAAAACCCTGTGTTTGCATCTGTGCAAACGCTGGATTTCAAATTATCCGGCACACACGGCCCGCGCTCTTATTGCCTGCAATACCGCGAGTCAGATTACGACTTTTTAGTGAGGCTGATGCAAGAGGAAGGCTTAGCGTGGCGCTTTGCTCATCTGCCGGGTGACAATCCCCAAGTGCAGCTTGTCGTCTTTGACGATGCCTTTGCCTTACCCGAGGCACAAGACAGCCAGGTGCGTTTTCACCGCGCCGATGCAACTGAAGAGAGCGATTCACTTACCGAGTGGAATAGCCAGCGTCAGGTTGGCAGCGGCTCGGTATCGCTCGCCAGCTTTAACTATAAAGCCGCCAACACCAGCCACACCGCCGATCATAGTGCGGTGGATCAGGGCGATGGCGGGCAGCAAATCCAGACAAGTTTTGAAGATTACGATGCCCAGACCCACTATTACGCCAGCGATGCAGAAGGCCTAAGCCACTACGCTAACTTGCGTCAGCAGGCTTTGGACGCGCAAAAGAAATCCTTCACCGGCTCTGGTACTTTACGCAGCCTGCAAGCTGGGCAGTGGTTTAGATTAGAAGACCACCCCGCCCATGAATGGGATAGCGCCGAGCAAAGGGAATTTGCCATTACCGAGCTAAAGTTCACCGCGCAGAATAATCTGCCGGTGGATCTAACCCAGCAACTACTGCAAGTTTCCCCCAGCCTGCTGGTAGGAGCGGTTTCAACCGCGAATCCTCCTTACCAGGCCGATTTCACCGCCCAAAGACGCGGCCAGCCGATTACCCCGCGCTTTGCTCATGAAGCACTGAGCAAGCCCAAAAGCTTTGGCGTACAAACCGCCACCGTAGTGGGGCCCGCCGGATCAGAAGTCCATACCGACGAGCAAGGCCGGATTAAGGTGCAGTTCCACTGGCAGCGTGCCGCAGAGCACCCAGAGTTTGGCGCAAACCTGGATGACAAATCATCCTGCTGGATACGTGTATCTATGCCGAGTGCGGGCGCAGGCTTTGGCCACCAGTTTATTCCGCGCATTGGGCAGGAAGTTTTAGTCGATTTTATCGAAGGCGATATCGACCGCCCTATCGTCACCGCCGTGGTCTATAACGGCAGCCACCCGGTGCCGACATTCAGCGGCGCAGGCGCTTTACCCGCCAATAAAACCCTATCAGGCATTAAGAGTAAAGAATTTGAAGGCGGCCAATACGGCGAGCTGCTGTTTGATGACACTAAGGGCGAAGTGCGTACCAAGCTATCCAGCGAGCATGGTAAAACCCAGCTCAATATGGGCTATCTGATCCACCCACGTACCGACGGCAAAGGCGAACCACGCGGCGAAGGCTTTGAGCTGCGCACCGACAAACAAGGTGCCATTCGCGCCAGCGGCTTACTCATCAGCACCGAAGCCAAAGGTGGCGCATCCGGCAAACAGCTCGACCGCAGCCCCGTGCAAAGCCAGCTGGAATCCGCTTTAGACACCGCAAAAAACCTCGGCGAATACGCCACCAAACAACTCGCCGACACCATCGAAACTGGCGACGATGATCAAACTGTTAAACCCGACAACAGCCCCGGCGACAAAGCCAGCCACGGCCACCTTTACCACCACGTGCACGCCAGCAAAAGCTTTGAAGCGGGGTCAAACACGGATAAAGACGGCAAAACTAAATCAAAAGAACAAGCTGGCCTGCAAAAAATCATCCTGCTGCACGGGACCGACGGCGTAGCCATCACCACCCCGCAAAGCCAGACCCTCAGCGCAGGCAGCAACTTGGACCATGTCGCCCAAAGAGACAGCAACCAAAGCACCGGCCGCCGCTGGATTCATAACGTCGGCCAGCACATCAGCCTGTTTACCGGCGGTATCAAAGACAAAATCACCATGAAGCTGATTGCCGCCAAAGGCCAGCTGCAAATGCAGGCCCAAAGCGACGACATCGAAATCACCGCCGACAAAAACGCTAGGTTCACCGCGATCAAAGGCAAGGGCCTCTTCAACGCCAAACAAGAAATCCTACTCACCGCCGGTGGCGCTTATATCCGTATCAAAGACGGCAAAATCGAGCTGCATGCCCCGGGCAAAGTGAGCATTAAGGGGGGCAGCCATGATTGGGGCGGGCCTGCAAGTTTAAACCCGCCTTTGCCCGCATTTGCAGGCAAGGCACCTGCCGTTGGTGATATTCAGCTCCATCATTTCTATGAAAATAGGGAAGGGATTAAAAGCGGCAAGTACACCCTGCTGGACTTGAATGGAAATAAGCATGAAGGGGCGCTGGATGCGGAGGGCAAAGCACTGGTGAGTGGCTTACCAATGGGCGCAATCAGCGTTGCCTTTCAGGCTGACCCGCGAGCACCTAAAAATCAGGAACGTAAATTCGATATTCCTAAATGGCCCCAAGCGCCATTAGCGGCCAATAAGATAGTCGAGGAGGCGCAAGCCTTAAGCCAGCTCGAAGGATTAATCCCTGCGGCCAAGGCTAAAGCAGCTCAGCTAGCGACTCAATCTGTGGCTCCAATGATCGCTGAACAACTTGCCCCCGCCAAAGCACTACTCGGGCAGGCAGAGCAAGGCTTAGCACAAGTTCAGCAAGTGCAGGCTCAGGCCCAGCAGGGGCTGGATCAGCTGAAACAAGTACAGGCCAAAGCGGAACAAGCGCAGGCCTTACTCGATCAAGCCAGAAATAAAATTCTTTGA
- the parE gene encoding DNA topoisomerase IV subunit B has translation MATPKYDESSVKVLKGLDPVRHRPGMYTRTDNPLHICQEVIDNAADEALGGYATQIDVVLYRNQSVRVSDNGRGIPVGLHPEEGVPTVQVVFTQLHAGGKFDKKDGGAYAFSGGLHGVGVSVTNALATRLEVEVKREGQQHRLVFGSGEVIEPLVVLGTCAKKDSGTSVYVEPDPKYFDSPNIPLADLEHQLKSKAVLLPGLVVNLAIEQPNGELINKSWCYPDGLTGYLSEKVAGYNQLIPIFEGEKYIEQVDDTFSLGEGCAWALTWTEDGPVNRESYVNLITTPSGGTHESGLRDGVFQAVKTFIEFHSLLPKGVKVLPEDLFGRCSFVLSAKILDPQFQGQTKDKLTSRDGLKLVSTVVRSPFEIWLNQHVDLAKKLAELCIRAAQARQKNSQKVEKKKSSGVAVLPGKLTDCASDESERCELFLVEGDSAGGSAKQGRDKDFQAILPLRGKVLNTWEVDRDQIFANNEVHDMAVAIGVDPHTLDDIKADLSGLRYGKIIIMSDADVDGSHIQVLLLTLFYRHFPQLIAHGHVYVAQPPLYRVDVAGSGKAKPPRKFYALDEGELTAILDKLRVEKIRENAWSISRFKGLGEMNAEQLFDTTMNPDTRRMLRVGINDDVALNTRELMHMLMGKTEASSRKAWLEARGNEAEADV, from the coding sequence ATGGCAACTCCTAAATACGACGAATCTTCCGTTAAGGTTTTAAAAGGCCTTGATCCCGTCCGGCACCGTCCCGGTATGTACACCCGCACCGATAATCCCCTGCATATCTGCCAAGAGGTGATCGACAACGCCGCCGACGAAGCTTTGGGCGGCTATGCCACTCAAATTGACGTGGTGCTGTACCGCAATCAAAGTGTGCGCGTCAGCGATAATGGCCGTGGCATTCCGGTAGGGCTGCACCCTGAAGAAGGCGTGCCAACGGTGCAAGTCGTATTTACCCAGCTGCATGCCGGCGGCAAGTTCGATAAAAAAGACGGCGGCGCTTACGCGTTTTCCGGCGGTTTGCATGGTGTGGGTGTTTCAGTCACGAATGCACTGGCAACCCGTTTAGAAGTAGAAGTCAAACGTGAAGGCCAGCAGCATCGGCTTGTGTTTGGCTCAGGGGAAGTCATTGAGCCCTTGGTGGTGCTGGGCACATGCGCCAAAAAAGACAGCGGCACCAGCGTTTATGTAGAGCCTGATCCTAAATATTTTGATTCGCCCAATATCCCGCTGGCCGATCTGGAACACCAGCTCAAATCCAAGGCCGTGCTCTTACCCGGCTTAGTCGTCAACCTAGCCATCGAGCAGCCTAATGGCGAGCTGATCAATAAAAGCTGGTGCTACCCGGATGGCTTAACCGGCTATTTATCCGAGAAAGTAGCAGGCTACAACCAGCTGATTCCTATCTTTGAAGGCGAGAAATATATCGAGCAGGTTGACGATACATTTTCGCTGGGTGAAGGCTGTGCATGGGCGCTGACCTGGACAGAAGACGGTCCGGTCAATCGCGAATCTTATGTCAATCTGATTACTACGCCATCAGGCGGCACGCACGAATCGGGCCTGCGTGATGGGGTATTTCAGGCGGTTAAAACCTTTATCGAATTCCACAGCCTGCTGCCTAAGGGCGTAAAAGTGCTGCCGGAAGACTTATTTGGCCGCTGCTCTTTTGTGCTTTCGGCCAAGATTCTGGACCCGCAATTCCAAGGCCAGACTAAAGATAAACTCACCAGCCGCGATGGCTTAAAACTGGTTTCTACCGTCGTGCGCTCGCCATTTGAAATCTGGCTGAATCAGCACGTTGATCTGGCTAAAAAACTGGCCGAGTTGTGTATCCGTGCAGCGCAAGCACGGCAAAAGAATTCGCAAAAAGTAGAAAAGAAAAAATCATCAGGCGTAGCCGTTTTACCAGGCAAGCTAACTGATTGCGCATCGGACGAAAGCGAGCGCTGCGAGTTATTTTTAGTAGAGGGTGATTCGGCAGGTGGCTCGGCCAAGCAAGGCCGCGATAAAGATTTTCAGGCCATTCTGCCCCTGCGCGGCAAAGTGCTGAATACCTGGGAAGTCGATCGCGATCAGATTTTTGCCAATAATGAAGTACACGATATGGCTGTGGCCATTGGTGTTGATCCGCATACACTGGATGATATCAAAGCCGATTTATCTGGCCTGCGCTACGGCAAGATTATCATTATGTCGGATGCGGACGTAGACGGAAGCCATATTCAGGTACTGCTGCTGACGCTGTTTTACCGTCATTTCCCACAGTTGATTGCCCATGGCCATGTGTATGTTGCACAGCCACCACTCTACCGTGTGGATGTGGCTGGCAGCGGCAAGGCCAAACCGCCGCGTAAATTCTATGCGCTGGATGAAGGCGAGCTGACCGCCATTTTAGATAAACTTCGGGTAGAAAAAATCCGCGAAAATGCATGGAGCATCAGCCGCTTTAAAGGTCTGGGGGAAATGAATGCCGAGCAATTATTCGACACCACGATGAACCCAGATACCCGCCGCATGCTGCGGGTAGGCATTAACGATGATGTGGCGCTCAACACCCGAGAGCTGATGCATATGCTGATGGGTAAAACTGAAGCCAGCAGCCGCAAGGCTTGGCTGGAAGCGCGGGGTAATGAAGCCGAGGCTGATGTTTAA
- a CDS encoding RHS repeat-associated core domain-containing protein, with protein sequence MGTYLNPTPAETKGEYTERGELVRDVMKQYALVPLDAQLSKDVQSNVGEFDKWIQELTGGKLSLNDLQMVLAGIPVVGNLIAASDVIIGLYELTQKQEEPGLMDWFGIGVDTIGVIPLPPGLAPLRMTLRPVIAVVKQSVVANKGAVASAVVEVIISHIMADQRVAATVETAVQDLSKAIKPIMESVATFIIGLIDQFALFLTQLASGKLDSNYRAVPAGIAYNKGTNFRDAKATKTSIFHALLEIHASARNVVINTISQLALATEQKEWLMQAADHLQRKISPLVKAKMKDLGDDKVQGSIAQLLKTLLERLAHKKTNKTHGSATPGVKSEAKYRVSQQQFEKSRKLKKAEKAPNSCKSCPITGGTDNSIGFALGEESFSHTDFVLEGVMPIVWARTYNSRLARFDQSSQGARWLTPFHTRFDLSEDGMVYIDDQGRETPYPRLKVGEHHQDRSEGQTLSQLSDKLLTVAHGHELLEIFERHGESYLLAMLRDRAGNEIVLDYDIQGRLSRLRNGESPWALLQYDAHNRISSISLASTPPRQLASYQYNDAGDLISASDEDQQRWQYQYQHHLITRYTDRTGRGQNIEWDGTDAKSKAIREYADDGSNSIQLEYVPDLRLTITTDALAQETYYYFDIDGYVYRTVYPDGKEEWAFRDEAKNLTKHIHPDGTAESFIYDDKDNLIEHIRPDQTRVLMAYDDKDQLIRITDPTGHEWVREYDAQGNLTKETDPLGHSTQYSYNPQGLPVAIKDAKGGSKKLAYLPNGQLSSYTDCSGKTNLWQYDARGRLIVAQDAAGNACQYHYGSDGQLAKVVNPDGTHSLLQYDAEGRLLSHTDALQAKTQFDYDRAGRVSSRKDAANQTLNYQYDKLGRLLSLINENNEAYRFTYDAASRLQEETDFGNKRTRYQYEAATGRLQQIDEAGKITTLAYDETGRLTARQSGQSSERFRYDVLGRIYAAKNQNSECHFGFDAVGNLITERHEYKLFGQQQQYNWQHEYDELGNRIASIRPDGQRTDWLIYGSGHVHGMLWNKQEIASFERDDLHRETQRTLGNQLTAHTHFDKMGRITQQTLSGKTSSHRSYKYDPVGQLLGISDSRSGQISYQYDPVGRLIAANSRLGHESFAFDPASNLVGANQQATANSLAVPAVLGNLLKQYAGTHYKYDARSNLIEKQQGEQITKFSWDGFNRLSKISSAAGETKYFYDVFGRRIGKENAQGRTEFIWDGDVIALEKTAEHTRHYLFEPNSFVPLAQIVEKGESSHTAYYHVDHLGTPQTLSDENGEIAWSAEYKAWGEAQVVISEAAKTAGINNPIRFQGQYFDEESGLHYNRHRYYDPEIGRFISSDPIGLLGGFNTHAYAPNPVEWIDPYGLDRFPSWMPTKQGYQRQHIIPYSLKDHSIFDKAGMDVNAAGNMMYMPVCEGIDSNKKGYHRGWTAEHAAYNRMVAGKLDAINIKATREGWDKVRTQKEISELQKTLRADLNSGKLTCASAKVQKGTKGK encoded by the coding sequence ATGGGCACATACCTTAATCCTACCCCCGCAGAAACCAAGGGCGAATACACCGAGCGCGGCGAGCTAGTGCGCGATGTGATGAAGCAATACGCGCTGGTGCCGCTGGATGCGCAATTGTCTAAAGATGTGCAAAGCAATGTTGGGGAGTTTGATAAGTGGATTCAGGAGCTAACGGGCGGCAAGTTATCGCTGAATGATTTGCAAATGGTTTTGGCGGGCATTCCCGTAGTGGGCAATCTGATTGCGGCCAGCGATGTGATTATTGGCTTGTATGAGTTAACGCAAAAGCAAGAAGAACCCGGCCTGATGGATTGGTTTGGCATTGGGGTAGATACGATAGGCGTGATTCCGCTGCCACCGGGCTTGGCGCCGCTGCGTATGACTTTGCGCCCAGTGATTGCCGTCGTGAAGCAATCCGTGGTTGCCAATAAAGGCGCAGTGGCTTCTGCCGTGGTTGAAGTCATTATCAGCCATATCATGGCTGACCAGCGGGTGGCGGCCACCGTAGAAACAGCGGTTCAAGATCTGAGCAAAGCCATTAAGCCAATTATGGAAAGCGTGGCGACGTTTATCATTGGCCTGATTGATCAGTTTGCTTTATTTCTCACGCAACTAGCGAGTGGAAAGCTAGATAGCAATTATCGTGCTGTTCCAGCGGGGATTGCTTACAACAAAGGCACTAATTTCCGCGATGCCAAGGCCACCAAGACCAGTATCTTCCATGCCCTGTTGGAGATCCATGCCAGCGCCAGAAATGTGGTCATCAATACCATTAGCCAACTGGCGCTCGCTACGGAGCAAAAAGAATGGCTAATGCAAGCAGCAGATCACTTACAACGTAAAATTTCACCGCTGGTGAAAGCAAAGATGAAAGATCTGGGCGATGACAAAGTACAAGGCAGCATTGCCCAGCTGCTCAAAACCTTGTTAGAACGTCTGGCGCATAAAAAAACCAATAAAACTCATGGCTCCGCCACGCCGGGGGTGAAGTCTGAAGCCAAATACCGCGTCTCCCAACAGCAGTTTGAAAAATCCCGCAAGCTTAAAAAAGCAGAAAAAGCCCCCAATAGCTGCAAAAGCTGCCCGATTACTGGTGGCACCGACAATTCGATTGGCTTTGCCCTTGGTGAAGAAAGCTTCAGCCACACTGATTTTGTATTAGAAGGCGTGATGCCTATAGTTTGGGCCCGTACTTATAACTCCCGCTTAGCGCGTTTTGACCAAAGCAGCCAAGGCGCACGCTGGCTGACGCCATTCCACACCCGCTTTGATCTAAGCGAAGATGGCATGGTGTATATCGACGATCAGGGACGCGAAACCCCTTATCCTCGCTTAAAAGTGGGCGAACACCACCAAGACCGCAGCGAAGGCCAAACCCTCAGCCAGCTGAGCGACAAACTGCTCACCGTGGCGCATGGCCATGAGCTGCTTGAGATTTTTGAGCGTCATGGCGAAAGCTATTTACTGGCCATGCTGCGCGACCGGGCTGGTAATGAAATTGTGCTGGATTATGATATTCAGGGCCGCCTGAGCCGCCTGAGAAATGGCGAATCGCCTTGGGCGTTGTTGCAATACGATGCGCACAACAGAATCAGCAGCATTAGCTTAGCCAGCACGCCCCCTCGTCAACTCGCCAGCTATCAGTACAACGATGCGGGCGATTTGATTAGCGCCAGCGACGAAGACCAGCAGCGCTGGCAGTACCAATACCAACACCACCTGATTACTCGCTACACCGACCGCACTGGCCGGGGCCAGAATATCGAGTGGGATGGCACAGACGCCAAATCCAAAGCGATTCGTGAATACGCCGACGATGGCAGCAACAGTATCCAGCTCGAATATGTGCCTGATCTGCGCCTGACCATCACCACCGATGCGCTGGCGCAAGAGACTTACTATTACTTCGATATCGACGGCTATGTGTATCGCACGGTTTACCCCGATGGCAAAGAAGAATGGGCCTTCAGGGATGAAGCTAAAAACCTGACCAAACACATCCATCCCGATGGCACAGCAGAAAGCTTTATCTATGACGACAAAGACAACCTGATCGAGCATATCCGCCCGGATCAAACGCGGGTGTTGATGGCCTACGACGATAAAGACCAGCTAATCCGCATTACCGACCCTACCGGTCATGAATGGGTGCGCGAATACGATGCCCAGGGCAATCTCACCAAAGAAACCGATCCGCTGGGCCATAGCACCCAATACAGCTATAACCCTCAGGGTCTGCCAGTCGCCATTAAAGATGCCAAAGGCGGCAGTAAAAAACTCGCCTATCTGCCCAATGGCCAGCTCAGCAGCTATACCGATTGCTCTGGCAAAACCAACCTGTGGCAATACGATGCCCGTGGCCGCCTGATTGTGGCGCAAGATGCCGCAGGCAATGCCTGCCAATATCACTACGGTAGCGATGGCCAGCTGGCGAAAGTCGTCAATCCTGACGGCACGCACAGCCTGCTGCAATACGATGCCGAAGGCCGCTTACTCAGCCACACCGACGCGCTACAAGCTAAAACTCAGTTTGATTACGACCGCGCAGGCCGCGTCAGTAGCCGCAAAGATGCCGCCAATCAAACGCTGAATTACCAATACGATAAGCTGGGCCGCCTGCTCAGCCTGATTAATGAAAATAACGAGGCTTATCGTTTTACTTACGATGCCGCCAGCCGCCTGCAAGAAGAAACCGACTTCGGCAATAAACGCACCCGCTACCAATACGAAGCAGCAACGGGCCGACTGCAGCAAATCGACGAAGCTGGAAAAATCACCACCCTTGCCTATGATGAAACCGGACGCTTAACCGCAAGGCAGAGTGGCCAAAGCAGCGAGCGCTTTAGATACGACGTATTAGGGCGGATTTACGCCGCCAAAAACCAAAACAGCGAATGCCATTTTGGCTTTGATGCCGTCGGTAATCTCATCACAGAGCGCCACGAATACAAGCTATTCGGCCAACAACAGCAGTACAACTGGCAACACGAATACGACGAACTGGGCAACCGCATCGCCAGCATCCGCCCCGATGGCCAGCGCACCGATTGGCTGATTTACGGCAGTGGCCATGTGCACGGCATGCTGTGGAATAAACAAGAAATCGCTAGCTTCGAACGTGACGATTTGCACCGTGAAACTCAGCGCACGCTGGGCAATCAGCTGACTGCCCACACCCATTTCGACAAAATGGGCCGCATTACCCAACAAACACTCAGCGGTAAAACCAGCAGCCACCGCAGCTACAAATACGATCCAGTCGGCCAGCTACTGGGCATTAGCGACAGCCGCAGCGGCCAGATCAGCTACCAGTACGACCCAGTGGGCCGCCTTATCGCCGCCAACAGCCGCCTCGGCCATGAAAGCTTTGCCTTTGATCCGGCAAGTAATCTGGTCGGGGCAAACCAACAAGCCACCGCCAACAGCCTTGCAGTACCCGCTGTGCTCGGTAACCTGCTCAAGCAATACGCCGGAACCCATTATAAATACGACGCCCGCAGCAATCTGATTGAAAAGCAGCAAGGCGAGCAGATCACCAAATTCAGCTGGGATGGCTTTAACCGCCTGAGTAAAATCAGCAGCGCGGCAGGCGAAACCAAATACTTCTACGACGTATTCGGCCGCCGCATCGGCAAAGAAAACGCCCAAGGCAGAACAGAATTTATTTGGGACGGCGACGTTATTGCCCTGGAAAAAACCGCCGAACACACCCGGCATTATCTGTTCGAGCCCAATAGCTTTGTGCCGCTGGCGCAGATCGTAGAAAAAGGCGAAAGCAGCCACACCGCCTACTACCACGTAGATCATCTCGGCACGCCACAAACACTGAGCGATGAAAACGGCGAAATCGCATGGAGCGCGGAATATAAAGCGTGGGGTGAAGCGCAGGTCGTCATCAGCGAAGCCGCAAAGACAGCGGGCATCAACAATCCAATCCGCTTCCAAGGCCAATACTTCGACGAAGAATCCGGCTTGCACTACAACCGCCACCGCTATTACGATCCGGAGATTGGGCGGTTTATTAGCAGCGATCCGATTGGGCTATTGGGGGGATTTAATACGCATGCTTATGCGCCTAATCCAGTTGAGTGGATTGACCCATATGGGCTAGATCGTTTTCCAAGTTGGATGCCGACTAAACAAGGGTATCAACGACAACATATAATCCCATACTCTTTAAAAGATCATTCTATTTTTGATAAAGCAGGAATGGACGTAAACGCGGCTGGGAATATGATGTATATGCCAGTGTGCGAAGGTATTGATTCAAATAAGAAGGGTTACCATCGCGGGTGGACGGCAGAGCATGCTGCATATAATCGGATGGTTGCTGGTAAATTGGATGCTATAAATATTAAAGCTACTCGTGAAGGGTGGGATAAGGTAAGGACACAAAAAGAGATATCTGAACTCCAGAAAACGCTCAGAGCAGATTTGAATTCAGGAAAACTGACCTGCGCTTCAGCAAAAGTTCAAAAGGGAACTAAAGGAAAATAA
- a CDS encoding type II toxin-antitoxin system Phd/YefM family antitoxin — protein MSQRVSKSKFKAQALEFFRLIESSGESVVITDHGVPKFEVRTFLLQTKKPLDVQYGSVLHFDYPTNPVAENDWEIA, from the coding sequence ATGTCACAACGAGTTTCAAAATCTAAATTCAAGGCTCAGGCTTTAGAGTTTTTTCGGCTAATAGAGTCAAGCGGCGAGTCTGTGGTTATTACAGATCACGGAGTGCCAAAATTTGAGGTGCGCACATTTCTCTTACAAACTAAAAAACCTTTGGATGTGCAGTATGGCTCTGTTTTACATTTTGATTACCCTACAAATCCTGTCGCAGAAAATGACTGGGAGATAGCCTAG
- a CDS encoding helix-turn-helix domain-containing protein, which yields MVAERAGISLRTLRNIESGNGSSLNTLIRVLRVLGRKLVGNHRPSLQSVLSSWHFHFIGHFT from the coding sequence CTGGTTGCAGAAAGAGCGGGGATTAGCCTGCGAACGCTAAGAAACATAGAGTCAGGCAATGGATCATCATTAAATACTCTAATTAGAGTTTTACGAGTACTCGGTCGAAAACTGGTTGGAAACCATCGCCCTTCATTGCAGTCAGTACTAAGTTCGTGGCATTTTCATTTCATAGGACATTTTACGTAG
- a CDS encoding HAD domain-containing protein, whose protein sequence is MMDNNSFIFLYLDFDGVLHADGEPAIDENGRLCQNPNLFGWLKHLEEILEDYPEVRIIVSSDWRRLFDDETLIKLLGNIGWRFYGVVECIISDRYAEILQDATTRKIKYWLALDDHKTIKAATATDDKLIFCLPGKGISALEQQQELRQKIKLLYKKMK, encoded by the coding sequence ATGATGGACAATAATTCATTCATTTTTTTATATCTGGATTTTGATGGTGTTTTGCATGCAGATGGTGAACCCGCAATCGATGAAAACGGCCGCTTGTGCCAGAACCCAAATTTATTTGGCTGGCTAAAACATCTTGAGGAAATACTAGAGGATTATCCTGAAGTCAGGATAATTGTTTCATCCGATTGGCGCAGGCTTTTTGATGATGAAACTCTGATTAAGCTTTTGGGAAATATAGGATGGCGATTTTATGGTGTTGTCGAATGCATTATCTCTGATAGATATGCTGAAATCCTGCAAGATGCTACTACTAGAAAAATTAAATACTGGCTTGCACTTGATGATCATAAAACTATAAAAGCGGCGACAGCTACAGATGATAAACTGATTTTTTGTTTGCCAGGAAAAGGAATCAGCGCTCTTGAGCAGCAGCAGGAACTGCGGCAAAAAATTAAGCTGCTGTACAAAAAAATGAAATGA